The following are encoded in a window of Trichocoleus desertorum ATA4-8-CV12 genomic DNA:
- a CDS encoding AMP-binding protein, whose translation MQDQAIATYPELHAWSCQDRDEFWQVMIQRLGIRLQQNYTQILNLSQEVEAPQWLVDARLNIVESCFQAPEDATAIIYQPEGGSLAKVTYGELHALANRVANGLVELGLQPGDAIAVVLPMTVEAVAIYLGIVQAGCVVVSIADSFAAPEIAIRLKITQAKAVFTQDSIIRAGKQLPLYTKVIEAQAPRAIVLTAANLAAPNTQLRSGDLTWKDFLSDQAQFQPVSAAPAAHTNILFSSGTTGEPKAIPWTQTTPIKCAVDGHLHQDIHAGDIVAWPTNLGWMMGPWLIYASLINQAAIALYYGTPTTREFGQFIQDARVTMLGVVPSLVTAWKTTDCMRGLDWSAIKAFSSTGECSNPQDMLFLMSLAGCKPIVEYCGGTEIGGGYITGTLVQPCIPATFTTPALGLDIAVLDIKGQPADKGEAFIIPPSIGLSTQLMNRDHHQVYFAGTPQLAVEHQNLRARSQKSGVRSQEYSPSSLLLRPSSFISLRRHGDRLERLPNGYYRTQGRVDDAMNLGGIKVSSTEIEQVLNTVEDVCETAAIAVSPPEGGPSQLIIYVVAPNTSKAKEKLKTALQKAIAQNLNPLFKIHDVVIVDTLPRTASNKVMRRVLRDQYRELSEKHRDESAQNLLNRPEKT comes from the coding sequence ATGCAAGATCAAGCGATCGCGACCTATCCAGAACTGCATGCTTGGTCATGTCAGGATCGAGATGAATTTTGGCAGGTGATGATCCAACGCTTGGGAATTCGTTTACAGCAGAACTATACACAGATTTTGAATCTATCCCAGGAAGTGGAAGCACCTCAATGGCTAGTTGATGCTCGGCTCAATATTGTAGAAAGCTGTTTTCAAGCGCCTGAGGATGCCACTGCGATCATTTATCAACCAGAGGGAGGTTCACTCGCAAAAGTAACTTATGGAGAACTTCATGCTCTAGCGAATCGAGTTGCTAATGGTTTAGTAGAGCTTGGTTTGCAGCCAGGAGATGCGATCGCTGTGGTTCTGCCGATGACGGTAGAAGCCGTGGCAATTTATTTAGGGATTGTTCAGGCGGGTTGTGTGGTGGTGTCGATCGCGGATAGCTTTGCTGCACCGGAGATTGCTATTCGTTTGAAGATTACGCAAGCAAAAGCAGTCTTTACCCAAGACAGCATTATCCGCGCAGGAAAGCAATTACCTCTCTATACTAAAGTCATAGAAGCTCAGGCTCCACGGGCGATCGTTCTTACTGCTGCTAACCTTGCTGCTCCTAACACTCAATTGCGATCAGGAGATTTGACCTGGAAAGATTTTCTCAGCGATCAGGCACAATTTCAACCTGTTTCTGCGGCTCCTGCTGCTCACACCAATATCCTGTTCTCTTCTGGTACCACTGGTGAACCCAAGGCTATTCCTTGGACTCAAACAACACCGATTAAGTGTGCAGTAGATGGGCATCTCCATCAGGATATTCATGCTGGAGACATAGTGGCGTGGCCGACTAATCTCGGCTGGATGATGGGGCCGTGGCTGATCTATGCCAGTTTGATTAACCAGGCGGCGATCGCGTTGTATTACGGGACTCCGACAACAAGAGAATTTGGTCAATTTATTCAGGATGCTCGTGTGACGATGCTCGGTGTCGTGCCTAGTTTAGTGACGGCTTGGAAGACCACTGATTGTATGAGAGGGCTAGACTGGAGCGCCATTAAAGCCTTCAGCTCCACAGGTGAGTGCTCCAATCCACAAGATATGTTGTTTCTCATGTCTTTGGCAGGTTGTAAACCCATTGTGGAGTACTGCGGCGGCACTGAAATCGGTGGAGGATACATTACTGGAACTTTAGTGCAACCCTGTATCCCTGCTACTTTTACTACCCCTGCCCTCGGTCTTGATATTGCTGTTCTAGATATAAAGGGACAACCTGCGGACAAAGGCGAAGCATTCATCATTCCTCCATCTATTGGTCTCTCTACTCAGCTGATGAATCGAGATCACCATCAAGTGTATTTTGCTGGTACGCCTCAATTAGCCGTTGAGCATCAGAACCTAAGGGCCAGGAGTCAGAAGTCAGGAGTCAGAAGTCAGGAGTATTCTCCTTCATCCCTCCTCCTTCGTCCTTCATCCTTCATTTCCCTCCGTCGTCATGGCGATCGCTTGGAGCGTTTGCCGAATGGGTATTATCGAACACAGGGGCGGGTGGATGATGCAATGAATTTGGGTGGAATTAAAGTGAGTTCCACAGAGATTGAGCAAGTACTGAATACGGTTGAGGATGTTTGCGAGACAGCAGCGATCGCGGTATCACCTCCTGAAGGTGGGCCCAGTCAGCTAATTATTTATGTGGTTGCTCCGAATACCTCAAAGGCTAAAGAGAAGCTGAAAACTGCTCTGCAAAAGGCGATCGCCCAGAATCTCAACCCTCTCTTCAAAATCCATGATGTGGTTATAGTGGACACCCTGCCGCGCACAGCTTCCAACAAGGTCATGCGACGAGTCCTGCGGGATCAATACCGAGAGCTTTCGGAAAAACATCGAGATGAAAGCGCTCAAAATCTGTTGAATCGTCCGGAGAAGACCTAA
- a CDS encoding pyridoxal phosphate-dependent aminotransferase: MIFAERMSHLGTESAFEVLARAKKLEAQGKSVIHLEIGQPDLPTPDNICEAACRAMREGYTGYGPAAGLLEFREVIAEYIAATRGVEVHPDEIVVTPGAKPIIFFTILALVNAGDEVIYPNPGFPVYESVINFVGAKAVPLPLREEVDFRFWIEDLINAISDRTKLLIINSPQNPTGGLLMAEDLAAIAELAQKHDFYILSDEVYSRMVYEEEHQSIFSLPGMQARTILLDGHSKTYAMTGWRLGYGVAPQAIAEKMVQLMINSNSCTCSFTQIAGMEALTGPQDAVEQMMAEFQQRRDVIVEGLNAIAGIQCRKPAGAFYVFPNVKQLPIACDALADYLLEEAGVAVLSGTAFGQYGDGYLRLSYANSLENIHEALERIQIAVGKLK; encoded by the coding sequence GTGATCTTTGCGGAACGAATGAGTCATTTGGGCACCGAATCCGCTTTTGAAGTGCTTGCTAGAGCCAAAAAGCTAGAAGCCCAAGGAAAAAGTGTGATTCACCTAGAGATCGGACAGCCTGACCTCCCTACTCCTGACAATATCTGTGAAGCGGCTTGCCGAGCCATGCGCGAGGGATATACAGGATATGGTCCGGCGGCTGGACTATTGGAGTTCCGCGAGGTGATTGCTGAGTATATCGCAGCGACTAGAGGTGTGGAAGTTCACCCAGATGAAATCGTGGTCACACCTGGAGCGAAACCGATTATATTTTTTACTATTCTGGCACTGGTAAACGCAGGAGATGAGGTTATTTACCCCAATCCAGGTTTTCCCGTTTATGAATCGGTGATTAACTTTGTAGGAGCCAAAGCTGTCCCCCTGCCGTTACGAGAAGAAGTAGACTTTCGCTTTTGGATTGAAGATCTGATCAATGCTATTTCCGATCGCACCAAACTATTAATTATTAATTCTCCCCAAAATCCGACCGGAGGGCTGTTAATGGCAGAAGATTTGGCGGCGATCGCTGAACTTGCTCAGAAACACGATTTCTATATCCTCTCCGATGAAGTGTACTCCCGGATGGTCTATGAAGAGGAGCATCAGAGTATCTTCAGTTTGCCAGGGATGCAGGCACGGACTATTTTGCTGGATGGCCACTCTAAAACCTATGCGATGACAGGTTGGCGCTTAGGATATGGTGTGGCTCCCCAGGCGATCGCAGAAAAGATGGTGCAATTGATGATTAATTCAAATTCTTGCACCTGTTCGTTTACCCAAATTGCGGGAATGGAAGCGCTAACTGGGCCACAGGATGCGGTGGAGCAAATGATGGCTGAGTTTCAACAACGACGAGATGTGATTGTCGAGGGACTCAATGCGATCGCGGGTATCCAATGCCGCAAACCCGCAGGGGCTTTTTATGTGTTCCCTAATGTCAAGCAGTTGCCTATTGCCTGTGACGCTCTTGCCGATTATCTTCTCGAAGAAGCAGGGGTTGCAGTGCTTTCAGGAACTGCCTTTGGTCAATATGGAGATGGTTACTTAAGGCTTTCCTACGCCAATTCTCTAGAAAACATCCATGAGGCGTTAGAAAGAATTCAAATCGCGGTGGGTAAGCTGAAATAA
- a CDS encoding cysteine desulfurase-like protein produces MIALDLNWIRSQFPALTQEINGQPAIFCDGPGGTQVPKTVVDAISDYLLTSNANAHGAFATSHRTDTLIAAARSAVADFLNCGSDEVVFGANMTTLTYAISRAIGRTLQPGDEIIVTTLDHYANVCAWEALVERGIVVRTVDMHPEDCTLNWDELTRSLNERTKLVAVGYASNAVGTINDIARITRLAHQVGAWVFVDAVHYAPHGAIDVQALDCDFLVCSAYKFFGPHLGILYAKREHLAQIQPYKVLPAPDEVPSRWETGTQNYEGMAGLLATLGYLTELGHRVNPSVQNRQAALAAVTSAIHTYETELSQALLQGLLEIPGVTVYGITDPNRLAERTPTFGIRINGYTPYELATQLGDRGIFTWHGHFYALGVIERLGLAASGGLLRIGLVHYNTMDEVNRLLQTLEEMTELVGAGFVNRLSTGPAFELNPPLQL; encoded by the coding sequence ATGATTGCCCTTGACCTCAACTGGATTCGCTCTCAGTTTCCAGCCTTGACTCAAGAGATCAACGGTCAACCTGCTATCTTCTGTGACGGCCCTGGTGGTACACAAGTCCCAAAGACAGTGGTAGATGCCATCAGTGACTATCTACTCACCTCCAATGCCAACGCTCATGGTGCTTTTGCTACGAGCCATCGGACAGATACGCTAATTGCCGCCGCTCGGAGTGCTGTGGCTGACTTTCTCAACTGTGGCAGTGATGAAGTTGTGTTTGGGGCTAACATGACGACTCTCACCTACGCCATCAGTCGGGCAATCGGTCGGACACTGCAACCTGGAGATGAGATCATTGTTACCACTCTTGACCACTACGCTAATGTCTGTGCCTGGGAAGCTCTGGTAGAACGGGGCATTGTGGTTCGCACAGTGGATATGCATCCAGAGGATTGCACCCTAAATTGGGATGAATTGACGCGATCGCTAAATGAACGCACCAAATTAGTTGCAGTTGGCTATGCCTCTAATGCGGTCGGCACGATTAACGACATTGCCAGAATCACGCGGCTGGCCCATCAAGTTGGGGCTTGGGTATTTGTAGATGCGGTGCACTATGCCCCCCACGGCGCGATCGATGTGCAAGCCCTTGATTGTGATTTCCTCGTCTGCTCAGCTTACAAATTCTTTGGGCCACACCTGGGAATCCTCTATGCCAAGCGAGAACATCTCGCACAGATCCAACCTTACAAGGTCTTGCCCGCTCCGGATGAGGTGCCGTCTCGTTGGGAAACAGGAACTCAAAACTATGAAGGCATGGCAGGTTTACTCGCTACCTTAGGTTACTTAACGGAGCTGGGACATCGAGTTAATCCATCGGTACAAAACCGTCAAGCGGCGCTAGCTGCTGTGACATCTGCAATTCACACTTATGAAACAGAACTGAGCCAAGCCTTGTTGCAGGGTTTACTAGAGATTCCGGGTGTCACTGTCTACGGCATCACCGACCCAAATCGCTTAGCTGAACGAACTCCTACTTTCGGTATCCGCATCAACGGTTACACACCTTACGAACTCGCAACGCAACTGGGCGATCGCGGCATCTTTACCTGGCATGGTCATTTCTATGCCTTGGGCGTCATAGAACGGCTAGGGCTGGCAGCAAGCGGTGGTTTGCTAAGGATTGGCCTAGTTCATTACAACACGATGGATGAGGTAAATCGTTTGCTACAGACCTTGGAGGAGATGACCGAACTCGTAGGGGCGGGTTTTGTGAACAGATTATCGACTGGACCAGCATTTGAGCTAAACCCGCCCCTACAGCTGTGA
- a CDS encoding 2OG-Fe dioxygenase family protein yields MLNLSKPKEFDCLASYILEMVTAVQVDQLKPFFDQLPPDPYLAGNYRFRRLSHFQIAGDRLNKLPHRHLFQSKTYNPLLGDVAREYAELDDGLIQLEDFQKIIWEFFQFCQLCTPHKEVAVHQIRTTATSQQIGNPAPEGIHRDGVDLVGIFSVNRARIEGGETHLYKDKQSSPAFTKVLNPGELLVFRDDQYFHFTSSVSAIAPEDGERDVFVFTCPGLFVPE; encoded by the coding sequence ATGCTGAACCTATCCAAGCCTAAAGAGTTTGATTGCCTAGCCAGCTACATCCTAGAAATGGTGACGGCTGTGCAAGTCGATCAACTCAAGCCATTCTTTGACCAGCTTCCACCCGATCCCTATTTAGCGGGTAACTACCGCTTTAGGCGTCTTTCTCATTTCCAAATTGCAGGCGATCGCTTGAATAAACTCCCCCATCGGCATTTATTCCAGTCGAAAACTTACAATCCTTTACTGGGTGATGTGGCCAGAGAATACGCAGAGCTGGATGATGGCTTAATTCAGTTAGAAGACTTTCAAAAAATCATTTGGGAATTTTTTCAGTTCTGTCAACTTTGCACCCCTCATAAAGAAGTTGCCGTCCACCAAATTAGAACCACCGCTACCTCTCAACAAATAGGAAATCCTGCCCCAGAAGGCATTCACCGCGATGGCGTTGATCTAGTCGGCATATTTTCCGTGAATCGTGCCCGCATTGAAGGCGGTGAAACACATCTCTATAAAGATAAACAAAGCAGCCCAGCTTTTACTAAAGTGCTTAACCCCGGTGAGCTTCTAGTATTTAGAGATGATCAATACTTCCATTTCACCTCCTCGGTGAGCGCGATCGCCCCTGAAGACGGAGAGCGGGATGTCTTTGTCTTCACCTGTCCTGGCCTGTTTGTACCGGAATAA
- a CDS encoding ABC transporter ATP-binding protein/permease: protein MKYRNLYTGLYTALQRRLQELPQSLNLFQYGGRAVELVWSTNHRLTIALALFTLIAGLLPGAIAYVGKLIIDSVVAASQSQSLSDRWDALGYLGLEAIAVALLAGSKQGLTLCQSLLRVLLGQKVNVLILKKALTLDMAHFEDSEFYDKMTRARREASSRPLSLVGRTFGLVQDSLALITYGGLLLNFSIGAVFVLMLAAVPAFIAETRFAGQAFRLFRWRAPETREQTYLETLIAREDFAMEVKLFQLGPLLLTRYQEIFHRLYDEDRSLTIRRGLWGYLLGLLSTAAFYAAYTWIVLEAIAGRISLGDLTMYLVVFRQGQTTFSSALSSIGGMFEDSLYLSNLYEFLEQEIPQPAGTAKRGPVPGDGIRFENVSFTYPGNTQPALNNVSFHLRPGEKMAIVGENGSGKTTLIKLLTRLYSPSSGRIFLDGLDLEAWDTEVLQRRIGVIFQNFVRYQFTVGENVGVGDVEHITDSPRWEVAADKSMALPFIQEMAEGFQTQLGRWFKGGRELSGGQWQKIALSRAFMRTGADILVLDEPTSAMDAEAEVQIFNHFRTVTEHQMAILISHRFSTVRMADWIVVLSAGELIEQGSHEDLLQTGGRYAHLFSLQAAGYQ from the coding sequence ATGAAGTATCGTAACCTTTACACGGGGCTTTACACAGCTCTGCAACGGCGCTTGCAGGAACTCCCCCAATCGCTGAATTTGTTTCAATATGGTGGCCGCGCTGTGGAGTTGGTTTGGTCAACCAATCACCGCTTGACGATCGCCTTGGCTCTTTTTACCCTAATTGCGGGGTTGCTTCCTGGCGCGATCGCCTATGTTGGCAAACTCATTATTGATAGTGTAGTGGCGGCTTCGCAGTCGCAATCGCTCAGCGATCGCTGGGACGCACTAGGATACCTTGGCCTAGAAGCGATCGCGGTTGCCTTGTTGGCGGGTAGTAAGCAAGGACTCACGCTCTGTCAGTCATTGCTGCGGGTGTTGCTGGGGCAGAAAGTGAATGTGCTGATTCTCAAGAAAGCCCTGACTTTGGATATGGCGCATTTCGAGGATTCAGAGTTTTACGACAAAATGACCCGTGCCCGCCGGGAAGCTTCTAGCCGCCCCTTAAGTTTGGTAGGGCGAACCTTTGGACTGGTGCAAGATAGCTTAGCACTGATTACCTATGGCGGGTTGCTGCTGAACTTCTCCATTGGAGCCGTCTTTGTGCTGATGTTGGCCGCTGTGCCTGCCTTTATCGCCGAGACTCGCTTTGCAGGGCAAGCTTTTCGGTTGTTTCGTTGGCGTGCCCCCGAAACCAGAGAGCAAACCTATTTGGAAACTTTGATTGCCCGTGAAGACTTTGCTATGGAGGTGAAGCTGTTTCAGTTGGGGCCGTTGCTCTTGACTCGCTATCAAGAGATCTTCCATCGCCTTTATGATGAAGACCGCAGCTTAACCATTCGGCGCGGACTGTGGGGTTACTTGCTGGGATTACTCAGCACAGCGGCTTTTTACGCAGCTTATACCTGGATTGTGCTTGAGGCGATCGCGGGGCGAATCTCTTTGGGTGACTTGACCATGTATTTGGTGGTGTTTCGCCAAGGTCAGACCACCTTTTCCTCGGCGCTAAGTTCCATCGGTGGTATGTTTGAGGACTCTCTTTATCTTTCTAATTTGTATGAATTTTTAGAACAAGAGATTCCTCAGCCTGCCGGAACTGCTAAGCGGGGGCCAGTCCCTGGAGATGGAATTCGTTTTGAAAATGTCTCTTTTACTTATCCCGGCAATACCCAACCTGCTTTAAACAATGTTTCTTTCCATCTTAGGCCCGGAGAAAAGATGGCGATCGTAGGTGAAAATGGTTCTGGCAAAACCACACTAATCAAGCTACTCACCCGCCTCTACAGCCCTAGCTCAGGCCGTATTTTTCTCGATGGTCTAGATTTGGAAGCTTGGGACACGGAAGTGCTCCAACGTCGCATTGGCGTGATCTTTCAGAACTTTGTCCGCTACCAATTTACTGTCGGAGAGAATGTGGGCGTGGGAGATGTGGAACATATCACTGACTCACCGCGCTGGGAAGTTGCCGCCGACAAGAGTATGGCTTTGCCCTTTATTCAGGAAATGGCAGAGGGATTTCAAACTCAGTTAGGTAGGTGGTTTAAAGGGGGGCGAGAGTTGTCGGGTGGACAGTGGCAGAAGATTGCTTTGTCTCGCGCTTTTATGCGGACAGGGGCCGATATTCTGGTTTTAGATGAGCCTACTTCAGCGATGGATGCAGAAGCGGAGGTGCAAATCTTCAATCACTTTCGAACCGTGACTGAGCACCAAATGGCAATTTTGATCTCTCATCGCTTCTCGACCGTGCGAATGGCTGATTGGATTGTAGTGCTATCGGCTGGGGAACTGATTGAGCAAGGTAGCCATGAAGACTTGCTACAAACAGGCGGGCGCTATGCTCATTTGTTCTCTTTACAAGCAGCGGGTTATCAGTAA